The genomic window CTGAATTTAACCAGTATCTGAGCTCCTCGACAACTGGAGCTGTCAGAGCAACAAGTGACTTCCAACTTGCCCTTAAAAGTATACAGTTATACAATTCTCTAGTTCTAAGCCTAACTAAATAACCTATTAAACACAGCCTGCATTGATATAATCTGACCAACAATTCCGGCAACAAACTTTGCACTGTGCAAATTTTTTTCCGACACAGAAAAGTATTTTACTGATAACATCAACTAATCTGTCTATACGTTCACTGGAAACTCTAAGTTTCCCGAACTCCATATCCCATTCCAAACCTATCCAGGTCAGATTTTGCTGTGGATACCAAACACATTTTTCTTCAGCTATTGAAAAAACAAATTCAGACAAACTAGATATTATGTACGAGCTAGTTCTTTCAGCTGATTGAAAATCATTTGCACCACCAAGCCCATCATCAAGATACATTATTATCTTCAACCCCTGATTTCTTCAGTATTTTATCACTTCCTTAAGAACTTTGGGAAAAATATGACCCACACTGACCAGACCAAAAGGAAGAACATTAAATACAAGTACTTTGTTATACCATTGAAATCCCGACTGAAACTCAATAAGTTCTATGTTCCTCTAATATTTCCAAATGATATGCACTTTTAAGgtcatatctaaataaaaaaattgccTTTTTCAAACAATTCTCTTGCAACTGTACCATCTTCAAATTTAAACCTAAACTAGTGTATACATTAGTTGATATGCCTACAGTCCAAAACTAAACGGGGCTTCTTAGATCTACTAAAAGCTACTGTTAAAGGATTAACCACAAAAAGTATCTCTTTAACTTCTGAAATGCAAcctttttctgtcaattttaaaATCTCGCCAATAACGAATTCCCCGTTATCCCTAGCAGATTTATCATTTCTCAATATAATATTTTCTGGTAGTTCTTTGAATGAAATACCGTATCCCTTTTCTATAACACTTACAATATACATGCTTGTGCCTATATCTCTCCACTTGTGTATTGATTTTTCAATTTAACTACAGGTGTGAGTAAACTTGAATTTACCGTTAACTGGCTAGACACCTGTTCGATACGTTCACGCTCCAGTAAACAAATACTATcatcattcatgaaatattttaaagactTATCAGTTAGGTGATTCGTATTCACCtgaaaactattatcatatagtAAATCTGAGCAAATGCTACTTaatttattaacattaaataaattAGTACTTAACTTTCGTTTTTTTCTCTGGACATTCAAATTTCTAGTGACTAGGCTTGTAGCAGTTATAGCAAACTCCGGGCCTCCCACTTGCTTTTCCATTTGTATCACTAGAAGTAGCAGTTAAAGTTGGCCTGCAATACGGCGTTGGTCTTTTCTTCTTAGCTTTCTCTGCTTTTGTTTTCCTTTCCGCTCGTGTCTGCGCTCTCAGAATTTTACGATCGTCCTCGGAATCATATGAGAGGGGATTCGCTGTATATTCCTGTACCACTTTCCATTTCACACGACTTTCTTTGAATTTTATAGACATCGTTCACGAAAGTTCATTTGTAACCTGTTCATTTGAAATTCGGATCTCTCCTTCTGTTGATGATCGAATTCTTGTTAGTTTTATTGAAAACATCCCTTCCATTTGTAACAATAGATCATTCTGTGATATTCGACTTTTCGCCCCGACAATCCGCTAACACTATTCTCGATGTCCGGATCCATCATGGCactcagaaaaaaaattgatgttcACTCAAGTAAGGCAGAGCTAGAAATTACCATATATACACCTATCATTTAACACAATAATTTTTCTCGATCAAAAAATTCATACGCCTTCGAACTACTACGTGAGAAGACAATTAATTCCCATTACACTACGTGCCACGGAAATTAGGAATTGCAGATATTGGTCATGAACTACAACCCTTAAATGGTAACCATGAATATcaagtcaaggtcaaatgacacctgttAGAcggacatgtacaacttacaatcatttgatacaccaaatatagtaaacctattacttatagtaccTTAGAcatggacttgaccacgaaaacttaaTCTGATTTActcaaccatgaaatgaggttgaggtcaagtgaaaacaaGTATGAGGACCTTGAAAGGTACTGACATACCAAATATGGTTATCCTTTactttaaaagtacttttattcgtggggaaccaattttcgtggttttcgtggatgactttatccaaaATGAAATAActgttgtccaaatcaagacatcgAAAAATCCCAATGTAAGTTtaactactgatatgatctagataATACATTGAATATCGCCAAATTTGAGAATACTATAACTGTAGTCACAGGGCAAACGCACTATGAACTACAACTGCAAGCAGGATTATACCTATTTATTCTTTAAAAACCTAAACTGGACAACCTTTGATCTTTAATTCTCAgtcataaaaaagatatttttgatcGTTGAAAgtcagatttttttgttttacaattcaagatacgtttacaGCAATtgtttatgtaaatgttttctttgggtaacatgtttatggcctaattaacacctttgatgatctttaatctgttgatcactctTCTCGGGTTAGTGTGATCGATACGATTTACACAGGTCAATGTTctctttgcaatttccttcatttcatttttttttttgaaaactaaaatcCATGAATTAAAAAACCCACGAAcgtgtaaatattgctcaaaccgaAAATTGATACCTACGAATTAAAGTACTATCACAGTACCTCATAATATGAGAGAAATGAAGATTACtaaaattttttactttttttcaagtagtcactgaactgtgcatgaaaatgaggtgaaggacaatggacatatgacagacagaaactttgcATCATAAGGCATCTAAATACAAAGGATTCAGGTCTTCTACCTTATGAAATATAAAGCTTCTAAGAAGTTTGTTAATGttgccaccggatcactatccctatgtcgagctttttgCAACAgaagttgcaggcttgacaaaaacgtgcaattaaaaattaacaatacaatGAACAAATAGAAAAGAAACCTTTGCATTGAATCTGTAAAAAAATCTCTCATATTCATTAAGAAGAGCTTTTATTCATTCAGTTTATCTTAATATGCTGTAATAAAGAGAATAGGATTAATGAAGCAAAAATATTGCCCAACCATAAAACAAGTagaaaaaacagataaaaatgtcAGTTGGTGCAACACCTGTTTCATAAATAACCTTTATATaagttcaaaataaaacataaatgacGAAGAACATGTGATGGATAAATATGATTTATTATGGTGATATAGGATATAATGAAGGGGCTAATGGACATGTTCATTGAACTTCTCATTCATTCTCACTGATTCCAAActgaaataaaaagtttattgCACTCAACTATGTGATGACAAGACCGAGCCTTTATTATGTACAGTTCAAAATCAAGTTCACATATTCAGAGATAAAAGATTTCGTCAACACTAATTAAACTTTACACCTTTACACCTTTTTTCATAAAACAGATGTAAATATGAATAACATTTTGGTTACCCAACACTCTCCAATGaaataatcataacaaacaaCATTAGAATTATCAAAAACTCTAGACATGTTTATACTACATATTTTAATATCCTTCATAACAATATCATgacaataattaaaaaatcacAGCAGGTAAAAAACATGTGCATATATCAGCATCCTCCAATATCtttctgtttttttctgaagaatcTGGTCTCCACAGGGTCAAAGCCTTGTTCCTTTGCTCCAAACACAGCCCATGGTGGAGTCTTAGCCATGTAATCTTCAGCAGAGAATGTCTTTTGTGATTCATTAAAGCCCTTAATTAACTGATGAAATTTGGGGTAGTCTATCCACGTCCACCATTCACCATCCACTTTAAActgtaattaaagaaaaaaatatattccttaCAGATGTAAAGATTTTAATTGGACTTTGATTTACTTAACAATCAATTTTGATGCAAACTTTGAAATTCCTTTTGAATTATATTAACAACTAGAAAAAACAAGCTCAAGGGTCTCTTTAAGACTACTTGAAATGTTTATGGTGAAACACATCTTTGGTTTGGGTTTCTCAAACTGTTTTTATGCACTGGTGCATTATGTTGATAGTTTTGATTATTTTGTCAGTTGTTTTTGCATAGAAGTTTGAATGTTTAATCAGTAGTTTCTGTCTCAGTGTTACACAGGTACTCCTGGAACTGAAGAAATAACTCAGAAAAGAGGACAACCTAAAACACTGATGATCAAAACATTTATCAGCAGTGATAGTTTGTAGAATTATCTTTTTTTGAAAGGTGTGAGTCAAGTTCTGTCTCTGAGATATATGGGTGCTCCAAGAATGAAGAAAATAACTAAGTGAAGATAATCTATTACTCTCTGCTGATTTAAACATTTCTTTAGTGGTGTgagtttttaatactttttttggAGTGTTAAGATGTTCTGTCTCTATGTGACACAGGTGCTCTTGGAGAGGAGGGATTTACTTTGAGAAGAAGAAAACAATCTAATGATTCAACACATTTCTTCAAGTATGTTATATCTTTTTTTGAGTGAAGTGAGTTGGATGAAGTGATGCATGTTGTAATACTTAGTGAGAGTGTTTGAGTGGTGTGAAGGAACCAGCTACAGAACTTTATT from Mytilus galloprovincialis chromosome 5, xbMytGall1.hap1.1, whole genome shotgun sequence includes these protein-coding regions:
- the LOC143076333 gene encoding S-adenosyl-L-methionine-dependent tRNA 4-demethylwyosine synthase TYW1-like gives rise to the protein MQNVPWHEEVVHFVKQLTDRLDEYEIESEHEHSNCMLIANTKFKVDGEWWTWIDYPKFHQLIKGFNESQKTFSAEDYMAKTPPWAVFGAKEQGFDPVETRFFRKKQKDIGGC